One Centroberyx gerrardi isolate f3 chromosome 2, fCenGer3.hap1.cur.20231027, whole genome shotgun sequence DNA window includes the following coding sequences:
- the slc31a2 gene encoding protein SLC31A2 isoform X2: MTFEVSSRVKLLFDFWDVHGPAGMVLSVLVVFLLTVLYELLKVWRVWLGSRSKLAQPQSPYSVPPFPSFSSSPSVRHRESRTVLNSSPSESSLASMEPLPNTPTTRNSWLLHGVQTALHMLQVTLGYMLMLCVMSYNTWIFLGVIMGSVLGYFIAFPLLGQMQM; the protein is encoded by the exons ATGACCTTCGAGGTGTCGAGCAGGGTGAAGCTGCTGTTTGACTTCTGGGATGTGCATGGGCCTGCAG GGATGGTGCTGTCGGTGCTTGTGGTCTTCCTGCTGACAGTCCTCTACGAGCTGCTCAAAGTGTGGCGGGTCTGGCTGGGGAGTCGCTCCAAGCTGGCCCAGCCTCAGTCTCCGTACTCcgtcccccccttcccctcgtTCAGCTCCTCTCCCTCGGTCCGCCACAGGGAGAGCCGCACCGTGCTGAACAGCAGTCCCTCCGAATCCTCTCTGGCCTCCATGGAACCGCTCCCAAACACTCCTACCACCAGGAACAG ctggtTGCTGCACGGCGTCCAGACGGCCCTCCACATGCTGCAGGTGACTCTGGGCTACATGCTGATGCTGTGCGTCATGTCCTACAACACCTGGATCTTCCTCGGCGTCATCATGGGCTCCGTCTTGGGGTACTTCATAGCGTTCCCGCTTCTGGGTCAGATGCAGATGTAA
- the slc31a2 gene encoding protein SLC31A2 isoform X1: protein MMSMTFEVSSRVKLLFDFWDVHGPAGMVLSVLVVFLLTVLYELLKVWRVWLGSRSKLAQPQSPYSVPPFPSFSSSPSVRHRESRTVLNSSPSESSLASMEPLPNTPTTRNSWLLHGVQTALHMLQVTLGYMLMLCVMSYNTWIFLGVIMGSVLGYFIAFPLLGQMQM from the exons ATGATGTCT ATGACCTTCGAGGTGTCGAGCAGGGTGAAGCTGCTGTTTGACTTCTGGGATGTGCATGGGCCTGCAG GGATGGTGCTGTCGGTGCTTGTGGTCTTCCTGCTGACAGTCCTCTACGAGCTGCTCAAAGTGTGGCGGGTCTGGCTGGGGAGTCGCTCCAAGCTGGCCCAGCCTCAGTCTCCGTACTCcgtcccccccttcccctcgtTCAGCTCCTCTCCCTCGGTCCGCCACAGGGAGAGCCGCACCGTGCTGAACAGCAGTCCCTCCGAATCCTCTCTGGCCTCCATGGAACCGCTCCCAAACACTCCTACCACCAGGAACAG ctggtTGCTGCACGGCGTCCAGACGGCCCTCCACATGCTGCAGGTGACTCTGGGCTACATGCTGATGCTGTGCGTCATGTCCTACAACACCTGGATCTTCCTCGGCGTCATCATGGGCTCCGTCTTGGGGTACTTCATAGCGTTCCCGCTTCTGGGTCAGATGCAGATGTAA